A window of Corythoichthys intestinalis isolate RoL2023-P3 chromosome 14, ASM3026506v1, whole genome shotgun sequence contains these coding sequences:
- the LOC130930213 gene encoding chromodomain Y-like protein, with the protein MATEDFYEVERIVDRRKNKKGRTEYLVRWRGYGCEGDTWEPESNLSMCMSYVHHFNHHYATRHRDAALLRSTRSYPRIPPDDFSPDLVSDPRAALARPLPGAGFQGPSPPMSAPSTGPARRGLDLSKSGIKILVPRSPMNGPPDAEAAPSEAVPSEAAPSEAAPSEAARGTDSGARDAHHVPPEVALEQPAGALQVPRLRARMGIRSQSRDIPLPVLVAKRTLNGGTGTPEEAGGTSAIGAATGTSAKRRPEERAAFDKRLRFSVRQTESAYRYRDILVKKQDGFTHIMLATKSSENNALNPEVMKEIQSAMATAASDDSKLVLLGAVGSVFCRGLDFVDFVKRLADDRKKESIKMAEIIRTFVNTFIQFRKPLVAAVNGPALGLGAAILPLCDVVWANEKAWFQTPYTAYGQTPDACASFTFPRIMGAPSANELLLSGRKLTAQEACSKGLVSQVLWPATFTQEVMLRVKELVAVDSLVLRESKALMRNSSRSYLEQTNERECEALKRIWGSSQGTDAILQHLQSSRELY; encoded by the exons ATGGCAACGGAAGACTTTTACGAG GTGGAGCGAATCGTGGACAGACGCAAAAACAAGAAGGGGCGGACCGAGTACCTGGTGCGGTGGCGGGGGTATGGCTGCGAAGGCGATACATGGGAGCCAGAGAGTAACCTCAGTATGTGCATGTCATACGTGCACCACTTCAACCATCACTACGCCACCCGCCACAGAGACGCCGCCCTCCTGCGCTCCACCCGGAGCTACCCGCGCATACCCCCTGACGACTTCAGCCCAGATTTGGTCTCGGACCCTAGGGCCGCTTTGGCACGCCCACTCCCTGGCGCCGGTTTCCAGGGTCCTTCACCCCCGATGTCGGCACCCTCGACAGGTCCTGCCCGCCGCGGCCTGGATTTGTCCAAAAGCGGGATCAAGATTCTGGTGCCCAGAAGCCCCATGAACGGACCCCCGGATGCTGAGGCGGCGCCCAGTGAGGCAGTGCCCAGTGAGGCTGCGCCAAGCGAGGCGGCGCCTAGCGAGGCAGCCCGCGGCACGGACTCTGGTGCTCGTGACGCCCACCATGTGCCCCCCGAGGTGGCCCTGGAGCAGCCGGCCGGTGCGCTGCAGGTCCCCCGACTTCGTGCCCGCATGGGGATCCGGTCACAGAGTCGTGACATCCCGCTACCAGTGCTAGTTGCCAAACGTACCCTCAACGGAGGCACAG GCACTCCGGAGGAAGCCGGCGGGACGTCGGCGATCGGCGCGGCGACGGGCACCTCAGCCAAGCGGCGTCCGGAGGAGCGCGCTGCTTTTGACAAACGTTTGCGCTTTAGCGTGCGTCAGACGGAGAGCGCCTACCGCTATCGGGACATCCTGGTCAAGAAACAAGACGGCTTCACGCACATTATGTTGGCCACCAAGAGCTCGGAAAACAACGCGCTCAACCCAGAG GTGATGAAGGAGATCCAGAGTGCCATGGCGACGGCGGCATCTGATGACAGCAAGCTAGTGCTGCTGGGCGCCGTGGGCAGCGTCTTCTGCCGCGGCTTGGACTTTGTGGACTTTGTCAAACGTCTCGCCGACGACAGGAAGAAAGAAAGCATCAAGATGGCCGAAATCATCAG GACCTTCGTCAACACGTTCATCCAGTTCCGAAAACCCTTGGTTGCCGCCGTCAACGGACCGGCGCTGGGCCTGGGCGCCGCCATCTTGCCGCTTTGCGACGTGGTCTGGGCCAACGAAAAGGCCTGGTTCCAGACGCCCTACACCGCGTACGGCCAGACGCCTGACGCCTGCGCGTCCTTCACCTTCCCGCGCATCATGGGTGCCCCCTCG GCCAACGAACTTCTCCTGAGCGGCAGGAAGTTGACGGCACAAGAGGCGTGTTCCAAAGGATTGGTCTCGCAGGTTCTTTGGCCGGCAACCTTCACGCAGGAAGTCATGCTACGCGTTAAAGAACTGGTCGCCGTGGACTCGCTC GTCCTGAGGGAGTCCAAAGCCTTGATGAGGAACTCCAGCCGAAGTTATTTGGAGCAAACCAACGAGCGCGAGTGCGAAGCTTTAAAAAGGATTTGGGGCTCGTCGCAGGGAACCGACGCCATCTTGCAGCACCTACAGAGCAGCAGAGAGCTCTACTAG